The Calliphora vicina chromosome 3, idCalVici1.1, whole genome shotgun sequence genome contains a region encoding:
- the LOC135955395 gene encoding uncharacterized protein LOC135955395, with translation MLEVLLYFYNLKKTAAEAHRLITEAYNERLPSVSTRDRWLLVIGPIQPITLADPIVWRSLICSYNIHVGNYQIPSTPLYPWDKWENFYVRSNQGRAHIKPDESREFLYLVLENYMNLSHGNGKECLLRSICENAQIHKHMDLFAEILNVILTPGYGDVDGIYGHAYEMGRAGADCFKYYSKCPPGFCFLDQFLHLS, from the exons atgctggaagttttgctttacttctataatttgaaaaaaactgccgctgaagcacaccgattgatTACCGAAGCTTACAATGAACGtcttccatcggtttcaacgcgAGATAGATGGCTT TTAGTTATAGGACCCATTCAGCCAATTACCCTTGCCGATCCTATCGTTTGGAGAAGTTTGATCTGTTCCTACAACATTCATGTGGGCAATTACCAGATACCCTCGACACCGCTCTATCCCTGGGATAAATGGGAGAATTTTTATGTGCGATCGAATCAGGGTCGAGCACATATAAAACCAGATGAATCCAGAGAATTTTTGTACTTAGTATTGGAAAACTATATGAACTTAAGCCATGGCAATGGTAAGGAATGTCTATTGCGTTCGATATGTGAAAATGCTCAGATACATAAACATATGGATTTGTTTGCAGAAATCTTAAATGTGATATTAAC GCCTGGTTATGGAGATGTGGATGGAATTTATGGTCATGCCTATGAAATGGGTAGAGCTGGAGCCGACTGTTTCAAATATTATAGTAAATGTCCGCCTGGTTTTTGTTTCCTAGATCAGTTTTTGCATTTGTCTTAA